From the Candidatus Microthrix subdominans genome, the window GCGCATGTCGGTGCAGGTGGGCGCCAACCTGCTGGAGCGGCACCACGGGGGTCGCGGCGTGCTGATGGGCGGCGTCCCCGGCGTTCGCCCGGCGCGGGTGGCGGTCATCGGCGCCGGCAACGTCGGCTGGAACGCCGCTCGCACCGCAGCGGGCCTCGACGCCGACGTCGACCTGCTCGACAAGTCGGTGGACCGACTGCGCTGGGTGGATGAGATCCACAACGGACGGGTGCGGACGCTGACCGCCAACCGCGGCCAGGTGGAGCGCACGGCGGCCGAGGCGGACCTGCTGATCGGCGCGGTGCTGGTGGCCGGGGGTAGGGCACCGGTGGTCGTGTCGGAGGAGATGGTGAAGACGATGAAGCCGGGAGCGGTCATCGTCGACATCGCTATCGACCAGGGCGGCTGCGTCGAGACGTCGCGGGAGACCACCCATGAGGACCCGGTGTTCGAGCGGCACGGCGTCCTTCACTACGCGGTTGGCAACATGCCCGGCGCAGTGCCCCATACCTCCACCTACGCCCTCACCAACGTCACGCTGCCGTACCTGGCCGCCCTCGGACGGGACGGCGTCGCGCAGGCGACCGCCGCCGACCCGGCGTTGGCGCTGGGCGTCAACACGGCGGCCGGCCACATGGTGAACCCGGTGGTCGCCGAGGCCCTGGGGCGGCCGTCGGTCGACCTGGTCGAGGCGCTGGCTGGC encodes:
- the ald gene encoding alanine dehydrogenase; translated protein: MTTVGIPTEIKTDEFRVAITPDGVRELHQQGVTVLVQVGAGAGAAIPDEDYAAAGAELAHEAAELWERSDLVCKVKEPLEPEFEYLRPGLALFTFLHLAGYPAVADALIEREVTSIAYETVQTASGALPLLAPMSEVAGRMSVQVGANLLERHHGGRGVLMGGVPGVRPARVAVIGAGNVGWNAARTAAGLDADVDLLDKSVDRLRWVDEIHNGRVRTLTANRGQVERTAAEADLLIGAVLVAGGRAPVVVSEEMVKTMKPGAVIVDIAIDQGGCVETSRETTHEDPVFERHGVLHYAVGNMPGAVPHTSTYALTNVTLPYLAALGRDGVAQATAADPALALGVNTAAGHMVNPVVAEALGRPSVDLVEALAG